A region from the Pogoniulus pusillus isolate bPogPus1 chromosome 13, bPogPus1.pri, whole genome shotgun sequence genome encodes:
- the NOXO1 gene encoding NADPH oxidase organizer 1 translates to MSCCRYPVDVKAVGLMQCGKQKSYMMVVSWSDQNNILIYRTFEDFKKFHKQLKRRFPIESSSVRKIPKFKDANVKHRKSGKPNRCLEVLKVLETYSQKLLKTDTQISQGEEVIHFFKAQTQDLDPSFPEDSLVIMPSEMGGGKKDQTWQQLPPITPPQATQSYRCIETFETKDTKNKTFQVTQKEIVEVLMKDMTGWWLVENADKQIAWFPASYLEEIDVHRDIQNALTSKEEGSLYYVVRAYESQKADELSLGCGVVVEVLRRSDNGWWLIRYNGCTGYMPCMCLKPYKNPHHKLQTVINCGLNVSTPNLCSSPVAPQPQGEAAGHHRVQVCSSLDQTEEDVSSQRGRSKSLPRASSTPELELDSLSLSSGSSEQDNRLSWKPSLSRSLPEVEQARSSPLGHISAVHSSKSPRLTHRDRNDSGFVESSAADLSSPLAAPDLATCVPKVPARPSAHEILQKCSTVTKRALQQSSSPRPALQALLPLPTVH, encoded by the exons ATGAGCTGCTGCAGGTACCCCGTGGACGTGAAGGCTGTAGGCTTGATGCAGTGTGGGAAGCAGAAG aGCTACATGATGGTTGTGTCCTGGTCAGATCAGAACAACATTCTCATCTACAGGACATTTGAAGACTTTAAGAAGTTCCAT aagcagctgaagagaaGATTCCCCATTGAGAGCAGCTCAGTCAGGAAAATCCCCAAGTTTAAAG ATGCAAATGTGAAGCACAGAAAGAGTGGGAAGCCAAACAGGTGCCTGGAGGTACTGAAAGTGCTGGAAACTTATTCCCAGAAGCTGCTGAAAACAGACACTCAGATCTCTCAGGGTGAAGAGGTGATTCACTTCTTCAAGGCACAGACTCAAGACCTAGATCCCTCCTTTCCTGAAGACAG CCTTGTGATCATGCCTTCAGAAatgggaggaggaaagaaagaccagacctggcagcagctccctcccaTCACACCCCCCCAGGCAACCCAGAGCTACAGGTGCATTGAAACCTTCGAAACCAAAGACACAAAGAACAAAACTTTCCAGGTCACCCAGAAGGAAATCGTTGAAGTGTTAATGAAGGACATGACTG GGTGGTGGCTTGTGGAAAATGCAGACAAGCAGATTGCCTGGTTCCCAGCCTCCTACTTGGAAGAGATTGATGTCCACAGGGACATCCAGAATGCCTTGACCTCCAAGGAGGAGG gcagcctgtACTACGTGGTACGAGCCTACGAGTCGCAGAAGGCAGATGAGCTCTCGCTCGGCTGCGGCGTGGtggtggaggtgctcaggaggTCTGACAATGGCTGGTGGCTCATCAG ATACAATGGCTGCACTGGCTACATGCCCTGCATGTGCCTTAAGCCCTACAAGAATCCTCACCACAAGCTCCAGACCGTCATTAACTGTGGCCTCAATGTCTCCACCCCAAACCTCTGCTCCTCCCCGGTggctccccagccccagggtgAGGCTGCAGGACACCACAGGGTCCAGGTTTGCTCTTCCCTTGACCAAACTGAAGAGGATGTGAGCTCTCAAAGGGGCAGGTCAAAGTctctgcccagagccagctccaccccagagctggagctggacagCTTGTCcctcagctctgggagcagcgaGCAGGACAACCGCCTCAGCTGGAAGCCCAGCTTGTCAAGATCTCTGCCTGAAGTGGAGCAGGCCAGGAGCTCTCCCCTGGGCCACATCtcagctgtgcacagcagcaAGTCCCCACGCCTCACCCACAGGGACAGGAACGATTCTGGCTTTGTGGAGTCGTCTGCAGCTGACCTGAGCTCTCCCCTCGCTGCCCCTGACTTGGCCACTTGCGTGCCCAAGGTGCCTGCGCGCCCCTCAGCCCACGAGATCCTCCAGAAGTGCAGCACTGTCACCAAGCGTGCCCTGCAGCAGTCCTCCTCCCCCCGGCCAGccctccaggctctgctccctcttcCCACCGTGCACTAG